Sequence from the Dehalococcoidia bacterium genome:
TCGACATATCTCATCGGGAGGCCGGACGGAAGTAGTAGAGCACCCCTTCGGGGGAGACCTGCTCAAACCCCACCTCTAAAGGCATATGGGGGCGCAGATCTTCGTTCCTGCACCCCACGATCCGACTGATGAGGCGGGGCCCCTCCTCCAGTTCCACGATGGCCACATTGTAGGGAATGTCCGACACGAAGGCGGGGTGGTAGCGCTGGTAGACCACTGTCCAGGTGTAGAGGCGTCCCCGCCCACTGACGGGCTCCCAAGTGTATTCCGGGGAGAGGCAGTGGGGGCAGATGGGGGCGGCGGGGAGGCCCCTCCACGCCTGACACCGTGTGCACCGTTGGAGCAGGAGGCGCCCCTGTTTCAGCCCCTCCCAGAAGGGGGCGTCGTCCAGGGTCGGTTCGGGGAGGGGGCGTTGGACAGTGGGCTGTTGGCTCATGTGCCCACACCTCGCAGGAAGATGTCGCTCCCTATTATGGCGCCTTGGGGGCGGAGTGGCTAGTCCCCCCAAAAAGGAAGGGCGGGGGGACCTCCCCGCCCTTCCGTGGGGCGAGCCGAGGGGTCTAGGCGCGGCGGCGGGCCATCATCAGGCCGGCACCGGCCAGGACAACGCCCACGATGGCGACGATGAGGGCGATGACGCCAACGGGGCCGGCGGGACCCTGGGGGCCGGGCGGCCCTTGCGGGCCGGGGGCACCCTGGGGGCCTTGCGGGCCGGGCGGGCCCTGCTCACCCCGGGGGCCAGGCGGCCCTTGCGGCCCTTGCGGCCCAGGCGGGCCCGGAGGCCCTTGCGGGCCGGCAGGCCCTTGCGGCCCAGGCGGCCCGGCGGGGCCTTGCATGCCCTGGGGGCCAACAGGACCCGCGGGGCCTGCTGGGCCAGCGGGGCCGCGCTCGCCCGGCGGGCCAGCGGGGCCA
This genomic interval carries:
- a CDS encoding OB-fold domain-containing protein, which codes for MSQQPTVQRPLPEPTLDDAPFWEGLKQGRLLLQRCTRCQAWRGLPAAPICPHCLSPEYTWEPVSGRGRLYTWTVVYQRYHPAFVSDIPYNVAIVELEEGPRLISRIVGCRNEDLRPHMPLEVGFEQVSPEGVLYYFRPASR